In Oncorhynchus gorbuscha isolate QuinsamMale2020 ecotype Even-year unplaced genomic scaffold, OgorEven_v1.0 Un_scaffold_3215, whole genome shotgun sequence, the following proteins share a genomic window:
- the LOC124027429 gene encoding calcium/calmodulin-dependent protein kinase type II delta 2 chain-like produces LVVYYIGNRVPYGTQPVFVSNRKLCDPGLTSFEPEALGNLVEGHDFHRFYFDNALSKGSKPVHTILLNPHVHLIAENAACIAYIRLSQYMDAGGMPRTMQSEETRVWHRREGKWQNIHFHRSGSPSVPSH; encoded by the exons actagtagtgtactatatagggaatagggtgccatatgggactcAGCCTGTGTTTGTTTCCAACAGGAAGCTCTGTGATCCTGGTCTGACGTCGTTTGAACCAGAAGCTCTGGGGAACCTGGTAGAGGGACATGACTTCCATCGCTTCTACTTCGACAACG CCCTGTCTAAAGGTAGCAAGCCGGTGCACACCATCCTCCTCAACCCTCACGTCCATCTGATAG CGGAGAACGCTGCGTGCATCGCCTACATCCGCCTGAGCCAGTACATGGACGCGGGGGGGATGCCTCGCACCATGCAGTCTGAGGAGACCCGCGTCTGGCATCGCAGAGAGGGAAAGTGGCAGAACATACACTTCCACCGCTCTGGCTCGCCCAGCGTACCATCCCA CTAA